Within the Drosophila melanogaster chromosome 3R genome, the region CAAAAAGTGAACACTTACACTTGTGTAGAATGAGAAATCAATTGAACTCTTTAAAAAATGTGCCGTTTATTCATATAATTTACCAGCAATAACTGTAAAACCAGCGAAACGGGATTATTAGTTTGCAAAACAAGGCCAATGTCAATGGTCAATTCATAAGATGTCGTAAACTgttcttttattaaaaaacattgCATTTGGTTGTTGATTTAGATGATGCACAGCGCGAAGAACGTGTGCCGGACTTGTATGGACGAGACCGGCACCCTGGTAGATATATTCGCCAATGTAAGGGATCCTGTGCTCGACGAACCGGAGATGAGCCTCTCGCACATCCTGGCCAGGTGTACCGAACGTCCAGTGAAACGCGGCGACCTGCTGCCGCAGTTCATATGCGTTTCCTGCGTCCTGGCCGTGCAGAATGCTTTCCGGTTCAAGTGGCAAAGCGAGCAGAGCTACCAGCACTTCTTCCGCGTCCTAAACCAGTCGGGTGCTCCGGAAAACCAAGTGCACTTAGCTGCATGTAATGGGGATAAGAACCAGATAATAAACCAGAAAATGCAGCTCAAAAGCGATCGTCAACAGGATACGCAGCAAATGACAAAAACGCAGAAACCAGATGATGATCTTAGTCAAAAACAAACACTCCAAGCGAAGCTCCAAGAGGGAAATATTGATGGCCCACCGGAGTCCTTCACCCTGCATCCTCGTAAGCGGACTTGTCGCACAGAAGAACAGGCAGACATGATCCCAAAGGAAGCTACAAGGTAATGCAATTTGTTATAAATATCAAGCCTCAAGATAgacaaataattgaaaaattataaaaatttgaagGTACATCTTTGATTACTTATACTTTTATatgaataattaaaaataacttaaataagcttaaataattatattccCGATTTTCAGAAGTACCAAAATGATCTGCGATGCCGATGGCTACTACAACTGCCCGCACTGTTCTAAGCGATTTTGTTCCCAGACCCAGTTAAGGACCCACATCACCGATCTGTGCAACAGGTGTCCCTACTGCCCACGCACTTATATGCAAAAATCGAACCTCAAGCGGCATTTGCGAAACCACCTAAGCAAGCCAGCGCACAAGTGTTTCCACTGCTCGAAGGCTTTCATGCGTAAAGATCACCTTAAAAGGCACCTGCGCACCCACGACAGTGACGGTCCGCTCTCCTGCAGCCAGTGCTCAGCGGTATTTATCGAACACGTTCAGCTGGAAATCCATCGCAGAGAGCACAAACAAAGGCCGGGCTCTTCAAAATCGGAGTCCACGAAGGATCCTGACTCGGACGACAGCGATCAAGCGCAGGATCTAAAACCAAAGTGGACTAAGAACACCTTCAATGGCACGTGCAGCATTCCACCTATGCTAAAGCCGTGAGTTTGGAACTCCACCAGTCTTATGTAATATAGTTATACCTGATAGTTATACTTATACCCTAGTACCGCTGAGAAATTTGTGACGAGCGAAGGTAGCGTATCTGACCCCTTTATATTCTTAATCGGAACCACTAGCCGAGTTCATAAGTTCTCATCAGTCCGTCCGTTCGTCTATTTttccgtctgtctgtccgcAGAGATCTCTGGAATTAAAAATCTAGAAAATTAAGGTTTTGAGTTTGTTTCAGACCTTTAAAAAGCCAACAAACGGACATTAagttattgttttcatttattctTTTACTTAAATTTTTGGC harbors:
- the kipf gene encoding kipferl, isoform A; the encoded protein is MMHSAKNVCRTCMDETGTLVDIFANVRDPVLDEPEMSLSHILARCTERPVKRGDLLPQFICVSCVLAVQNAFRFKWQSEQSYQHFFRVLNQSGAPENQVHLAACNGDKNQIINQKMQLKSDRQQDTQQMTKTQKPDDDLSQKQTLQAKLQEGNIDGPPESFTLHPRKRTCRTEEQADMIPKEATRSTKMICDADGYYNCPHCSKRFCSQTQLRTHITDLCNRCPYCPRTYMQKSNLKRHLRNHLSKPAHKCFHCSKAFMRKDHLKRHLRTHDSDGPLSCSQCSAVFIEHVQLEIHRREHKQRPGSSKSESTKDPDSDDSDQAQDLKPKWTKNTFNGTCSIPPMLKPKPICDICQKKFSSVYALKRHMLTHNRQHHLKKCTYCSEEFKTEKHLKRHERGHMGDLFRCEFCSLVFVDVNYLRKHKKRIHSNNVIAM
- the kipf gene encoding kipferl, isoform B; translation: MMHSAKNVCRTCMDETGTLVDIFANVRDPVLDEPEMSLSHILARCTERPVKRGDLLPQFICVSCVLAVQNAFRFKWQSEQSYQHFFRVLNQSGAPENQVHLAACNGDKNQIINQKMQLKSDRQQDTQQMTKTQKPDDDLSQKQTLQAKLQEGNIDGPPESFTLHPRKRTCRTEEQADMIPKEATRSTKMICDADGYYNCPHCSKRFCSQTQLRTHITDLCNRCPYCPRTYMQKSNLKRHLRNHLSKPAHKCFHCSKAFMRKDHLKRHLRTHDSDGPLSCSQCSAVFIEHVQLEIHRREHKQRPGSSKSESTKDPDSDDSDQAQDLKPKWTKNTFNGTCSIPPMLKP